A single genomic interval of Methyloceanibacter caenitepidi harbors:
- the cysD gene encoding sulfate adenylyltransferase subunit CysD, with product MSLTGHLAQLEAEAVHIVREATAQARSPVMLFSAGKDSTVLAHIALRAFYPSKPPFPLLHIDSTWEFRDLIAFRDAFANDNGFRLIVHANERGRADGINPFEHGDYYTATMRTEPLKAALDEGRFDIIFGGARRDEDRSRAKERVVSFRSSQHAWDPRQQRAELWQLYNARCAQGQTARVFPLSNWTESDVLAYALARDIPLAPLYFAAPRPVIARKGTYIVVDEHRRMRFEPDDEVVEKTVRFRTLGCWPVTGAIESDASDIASVLAETRSAKVSERQGRLGDGDAGQSLEEKKREGYF from the coding sequence ATGAGTTTGACCGGCCATCTCGCCCAATTGGAAGCCGAAGCGGTCCATATCGTACGCGAGGCAACGGCCCAGGCGCGCAGTCCCGTGATGCTCTTCTCTGCTGGGAAGGACTCGACCGTGCTAGCGCATATCGCACTCCGCGCCTTCTATCCGAGCAAGCCGCCCTTCCCGCTGCTTCACATCGATTCCACATGGGAATTTCGGGACCTGATCGCCTTTCGGGATGCGTTTGCGAACGACAACGGGTTTCGCCTCATCGTGCACGCCAACGAGCGCGGCCGGGCGGACGGGATCAATCCCTTCGAGCACGGCGACTACTACACCGCGACGATGCGGACCGAGCCCCTCAAGGCCGCCCTCGACGAGGGTCGCTTCGACATCATCTTCGGCGGTGCGCGTCGCGACGAGGACCGGTCGCGGGCGAAAGAACGTGTCGTGTCCTTCCGGAGCTCGCAACACGCCTGGGATCCCCGCCAACAGCGCGCCGAGCTTTGGCAGCTCTACAATGCGCGCTGCGCCCAAGGCCAGACAGCGCGGGTGTTTCCGTTGTCCAACTGGACCGAGAGCGACGTGCTCGCCTATGCGCTCGCCCGCGACATTCCCCTCGCCCCGCTCTATTTCGCGGCGCCGCGCCCGGTCATTGCGCGCAAAGGCACGTATATCGTCGTGGACGAGCATCGGCGGATGCGGTTTGAGCCGGACGACGAGGTGGTCGAGAAGACCGTGCGATTCCGAACCTTGGGATGTTGGCCGGTGACCGGCGCCATTGAATCCGATGCGTCCGACATCGCCAGTGTTCTGGCCGAGACGCGATCTGCAAAGGTTTCCGAAAGACAGGGCCGTCTCGGCGATGGCGATGCGGGTCAGTCGCTCGAGGAGAAGAAGCGCGAAGGCTACTTCTGA
- a CDS encoding phage head-tail joining protein, producing MTAPSLTDLGLDPQAMLKALYKARASGALEVEYQDAGVQRRVRYRSDSDLAAAIAALEGKLAADAGGSSVNIVNIRSSKGWT from the coding sequence ATGACCGCGCCGTCGCTCACCGATCTTGGCCTCGACCCTCAGGCGATGCTCAAAGCGCTCTACAAGGCGCGGGCGAGCGGTGCGCTTGAGGTCGAGTATCAGGACGCGGGAGTGCAGCGGCGCGTCCGCTACCGCAGCGACAGTGATCTCGCCGCTGCCATTGCGGCGCTCGAAGGCAAGCTCGCGGCGGACGCGGGCGGATCGAGCGTCAACATTGTGAATATCCGATCTTCGAAAGGATGGACGTGA
- a CDS encoding DUF2190 family protein, translated as MKNYLQPGDTITATSPTGGLSSGEGAVVGAIFGVAAFDAAQGDEVELATRGVFELPKSAGVIAEGARVWWDDSGKTVENASDTGLFPIGTCVGGAADAAATCKVRLDGVATVAA; from the coding sequence ATGAAGAATTACCTGCAACCCGGTGACACGATCACCGCAACGTCGCCGACCGGAGGGCTTTCTTCTGGCGAGGGCGCCGTGGTCGGCGCGATCTTCGGCGTGGCCGCATTCGACGCCGCGCAGGGCGATGAGGTCGAGCTGGCAACGCGCGGCGTCTTCGAGCTGCCCAAGAGTGCGGGCGTCATCGCCGAGGGTGCGCGAGTATGGTGGGACGACAGCGGCAAGACCGTCGAGAACGCGTCCGACACGGGTCTATTCCCGATCGGCACTTGCGTCGGCGGCGCGGCGGACGCGGCGGCGACGTGCAAGGTGCGCTTGGATGGCGTTGCGACGGTAGCGGCGTAG
- a CDS encoding ProQ/FINO family protein, giving the protein MNQHDFRSEMLDKLRTITGSDDVPRVFTISEHPRALKVGVRHELIALYPHAKAWRLNRWLCAWCGRTAYHRAVAIGGIRFDLDGKPAGRITEAERIYAREIMARRRKPNAKTVGKNGRPILHLASRMAQKRRRSTPGAIC; this is encoded by the coding sequence ATGAACCAGCACGACTTTCGATCCGAAATGCTCGACAAGCTGCGCACAATCACCGGCAGTGATGACGTGCCGCGCGTGTTCACGATCTCGGAGCATCCCCGCGCGCTCAAGGTCGGCGTGCGGCACGAGCTGATCGCGCTCTATCCGCATGCGAAGGCGTGGCGGCTGAACAGATGGCTTTGCGCATGGTGCGGTCGCACCGCGTATCACCGGGCCGTCGCCATTGGTGGCATTCGCTTCGATCTGGACGGCAAGCCTGCTGGCCGGATCACCGAAGCCGAGCGCATCTATGCGCGCGAGATCATGGCACGTCGGCGCAAGCCAAATGCGAAGACGGTCGGCAAGAATGGTCGGCCAATCCTGCACCTTGCAAGCCGAATGGCGCAAAAGCGACGAAGAAGCACTCCAGGGGCTATTTGCTGA
- a CDS encoding DUF192 domain-containing protein translates to MLKTDSGDHTYSVEVADSPGEKARGLMFRRSLPQDHGMIFLYDPPRRATMWMQNTYIPLDMIFITEQGTVLRIEANTEPFSTDVIDAGGDAEAVLELNAGEAARIGLKPGDQVIFPGLGSEPAREMEKSGTW, encoded by the coding sequence GTGCTGAAGACGGACAGCGGCGATCACACCTATAGCGTCGAGGTAGCCGACAGCCCCGGCGAGAAGGCGCGCGGGCTGATGTTTCGGCGCTCGCTCCCGCAGGACCACGGCATGATCTTCCTCTACGATCCGCCGCGGCGCGCAACCATGTGGATGCAGAATACGTACATTCCACTCGATATGATCTTCATCACCGAGCAGGGGACGGTCCTGCGGATCGAGGCCAATACGGAGCCGTTCTCGACGGACGTCATCGACGCGGGCGGCGATGCCGAGGCGGTCCTGGAGCTCAATGCCGGCGAGGCCGCCCGGATCGGGCTCAAGCCGGGCGACCAGGTGATCTTCCCGGGGCTCGGTTCGGAACCGGCCCGGGAGATGGAAAAGTCAGGCACCTGGTGA
- a CDS encoding phage portal protein, which yields MRLPRFDRFLRRLGIGARSFESAGGGSRWPLTASMPAPARAALSAVPLTRSRANYLQANTGIGENIVATWANSLIGDGPTVRSGHPSAAMRDALEDEWLQAYDEIGLAGDDLTSVLSLAARSLVGAGEAVLRFVTTEAGEVRVQVLQPEQLDASVNRDLDGGGSIVAGVEFDRTGRIVAYHIRPSPDHALTVPGAQRIPADDICHLFERRWPGQVRGISWLAPVATRIVELDALEDAGLVKAKTSALMCGFIRSLDGTGTVAADLAAVQPMEPGALTELPVGTDVSFTPTSDMQGLDAFTKHMVRSIAAGVGLPYALLSGDYSDSNYSSSRLAMQSYIRRVKAVRASILVSGFLRPLWQRVVTLAILSGRINASGFVREPRPLLSSEFLFPDFPHIAPLDETKADALAVQMGFRSRQEIIAARGRDPVEVDAEIAADSFTPSNATNIVPLSNEAA from the coding sequence TTGAGACTGCCCCGCTTCGACCGCTTCCTGCGCCGCCTTGGCATTGGCGCCCGCTCTTTCGAGAGTGCCGGCGGCGGCTCGCGCTGGCCGCTCACGGCATCAATGCCAGCACCGGCCCGTGCTGCGCTTTCCGCTGTGCCGCTGACCCGGTCGCGTGCGAATTATCTGCAAGCAAACACCGGCATCGGCGAGAACATCGTCGCGACATGGGCAAACAGTCTGATCGGCGACGGCCCGACGGTGCGCAGCGGACACCCCAGCGCGGCTATGCGCGATGCGCTCGAAGACGAATGGCTTCAAGCCTACGACGAAATCGGCCTTGCTGGCGACGACCTCACGAGCGTTTTGTCCCTTGCCGCTCGTTCTCTTGTCGGCGCTGGCGAGGCCGTGCTTCGTTTCGTGACGACCGAGGCGGGCGAGGTCCGCGTTCAGGTGCTACAGCCCGAACAGCTAGACGCATCGGTCAACCGTGATCTCGACGGCGGCGGCTCGATTGTCGCGGGCGTGGAATTTGATCGCACCGGGCGGATCGTCGCCTATCACATTCGTCCGAGCCCCGACCATGCGTTGACGGTCCCCGGAGCGCAGCGCATCCCCGCCGATGATATTTGCCACCTATTCGAACGCCGCTGGCCGGGACAGGTGCGCGGGATTTCATGGCTCGCGCCCGTGGCAACCCGCATTGTGGAGCTAGACGCGCTCGAAGACGCGGGGCTTGTGAAGGCCAAAACGTCCGCGCTCATGTGCGGCTTTATCCGTTCGCTCGACGGCACGGGCACCGTCGCCGCCGATCTTGCCGCCGTTCAGCCGATGGAACCCGGCGCGCTGACCGAGCTGCCGGTCGGAACGGACGTGAGCTTTACGCCGACCAGCGACATGCAGGGCCTCGACGCGTTCACGAAGCACATGGTTCGCAGTATCGCGGCGGGCGTGGGCTTGCCCTATGCGCTTTTGAGCGGAGACTACAGCGACAGCAATTACTCGTCTTCGCGGCTCGCAATGCAATCCTACATTCGCCGCGTGAAGGCGGTCCGCGCTTCGATCCTCGTGTCCGGCTTCCTTCGTCCGCTGTGGCAGCGCGTTGTCACGCTCGCGATCCTATCGGGCCGCATCAATGCGTCGGGCTTCGTGCGCGAACCGCGCCCGTTGCTGTCTTCCGAATTTCTGTTTCCCGATTTCCCGCACATCGCCCCGCTGGACGAGACGAAAGCCGACGCGCTCGCCGTTCAGATGGGCTTCCGCTCGCGGCAAGAGATCATCGCAGCACGCGGTCGCGATCCGGTCGAGGTAGACGCCGAGATCGCCGCCGATAGCTTCACGCCAAGCAACGCCACCAACATCGTTCCCCTAAGCAATGAGGCAGCTTGA
- a CDS encoding VOC family protein — translation MKYLHTMVRVADVDESLDFYCNKLGLKETRRMESEQGRFTLIYLAAPGDEDNELELTYNWDPEEYGEGRNFGHLAYEVDNIYETCDRLMKAGVTINRPPRDGWMAFIRSPDNISIELLQKGERLPEQEPWASMPNTGKW, via the coding sequence ATGAAGTATCTCCACACCATGGTTCGTGTCGCCGATGTCGACGAGTCGCTCGACTTCTACTGCAACAAGCTCGGGCTCAAAGAGACTCGGCGCATGGAAAGCGAACAAGGCCGCTTCACGCTCATTTACCTCGCCGCGCCGGGCGACGAAGATAACGAGCTCGAGCTCACCTACAATTGGGACCCTGAAGAGTACGGCGAAGGACGCAATTTCGGCCACCTCGCCTACGAGGTGGACAACATCTACGAGACCTGCGACCGGCTCATGAAAGCAGGCGTGACGATCAACCGTCCGCCGCGCGATGGCTGGATGGCCTTCATCCGCTCGCCCGACAATATCTCGATCGAGCTCCTGCAGAAGGGCGAACGTTTGCCCGAGCAGGAGCCCTGGGCATCGATGCCGAATACGGGAAAGTGGTAG
- a CDS encoding tyrosine-type recombinase/integrase, with protein MSVYKDPRTPYYVYEFQFKGDRYRGSTEKRSKREAQAVERAVKERARAEHRAGNMRASDLTLADACARYILEVGAEDQEVERQLARVLAFLGSGKRILDVTDDDMAKLVAWRRGHRRWDRDDMPLVSAATVNRTTVELLRRVFGRAREHWGVRFPNEPKWGKHKLQEPPERARELHASEREAMELAVRSDGYGDAVAFALATGFRLNEVATLKWSEVNWHSRKITKRGKGGKTITTAITAEVEAILAPLVGHHPEAVFTYKAKRTREGRVRGQRYPLTREGLKTAWRRARSRAGVSDLRFHDLRHDLGTRVQRASGNLKITQRVLNHSDIRSTLRYINVRDDEVTEALEAAQSPRTSPRKPMKSAS; from the coding sequence ATGTCCGTCTACAAAGACCCGCGCACGCCGTACTACGTCTACGAATTTCAATTCAAAGGTGATCGCTATCGCGGATCGACTGAGAAGCGGAGCAAGCGCGAAGCGCAAGCCGTAGAGCGCGCCGTCAAGGAACGCGCTCGCGCCGAACACCGGGCGGGCAACATGCGCGCCTCAGACCTCACGCTCGCCGATGCGTGCGCGCGCTACATCTTAGAGGTCGGCGCAGAGGACCAAGAGGTCGAGCGCCAGCTTGCGCGCGTGCTGGCCTTCCTAGGGTCCGGCAAACGCATCCTCGACGTGACCGACGACGATATGGCGAAGCTGGTCGCATGGCGGCGCGGGCATCGCCGTTGGGATCGTGACGACATGCCGCTCGTGAGCGCGGCCACGGTCAACCGCACAACGGTCGAGCTGCTGCGCCGCGTCTTCGGGAGGGCGCGCGAGCATTGGGGCGTCCGCTTCCCGAACGAGCCCAAGTGGGGCAAACACAAGCTGCAAGAGCCGCCAGAGCGCGCAAGGGAGCTTCACGCGAGCGAACGCGAAGCAATGGAGCTTGCCGTCCGTTCCGATGGCTATGGCGACGCCGTGGCCTTCGCCTTGGCGACCGGCTTCCGGCTCAATGAGGTCGCGACCCTCAAATGGTCCGAGGTCAATTGGCACTCGCGCAAGATCACGAAACGAGGGAAGGGCGGTAAGACGATCACGACAGCGATCACAGCGGAGGTCGAAGCGATCCTGGCCCCGCTGGTCGGGCATCACCCCGAGGCCGTATTCACCTATAAGGCCAAGAGAACCCGCGAGGGCCGCGTCCGAGGCCAGCGCTACCCGCTCACGCGCGAGGGCCTAAAGACGGCGTGGCGCCGGGCAAGGTCGCGTGCGGGCGTGTCCGATCTCCGCTTCCACGATCTCCGGCACGATCTCGGAACGCGGGTGCAGCGTGCATCGGGCAACCTCAAGATCACGCAGCGGGTGCTCAATCATTCCGACATCCGCTCGACGCTCCGCTACATCAACGTCCGCGACGACGAAGTGACCGAAGCGCTTGAAGCTGCACAAAGTCCCCGGACAAGTCCCCGGAAACCTATGAAAAGCGCGAGCTAA
- a CDS encoding cold-shock protein, translating to MAAKASPLQEELIHRTEEAAIDDATVDVFEVSGSIKWFDASKGYGFIVPDDDLPDVLLHVTCLRRDGHQTAYEGARVVCEVLRRPKGLQAFRILEMDDTTAVHPSQLPQRTHVVVVPESDWERVMVKWFNRIRGFGFLTRGPSTLDIFVHMETLRRCGFTELRPGQSLLVRFGRGPKGLMAAEIKPDGANGPASH from the coding sequence ATGGCGGCGAAGGCATCGCCACTTCAGGAGGAGCTTATCCATCGTACCGAAGAGGCCGCCATCGACGACGCCACCGTCGATGTGTTCGAGGTCTCCGGATCGATCAAGTGGTTCGATGCATCGAAAGGGTACGGCTTCATCGTCCCCGACGACGACCTTCCCGATGTTTTGCTGCACGTCACCTGCCTGCGCCGCGACGGCCACCAGACCGCCTATGAGGGCGCGCGGGTCGTCTGCGAAGTCCTCCGCCGTCCGAAGGGTCTGCAAGCTTTCCGCATCCTCGAGATGGACGACACGACCGCCGTCCACCCGTCCCAGTTGCCCCAGCGCACACACGTCGTGGTTGTTCCGGAAAGCGACTGGGAACGGGTTATGGTTAAGTGGTTCAATCGTATCCGCGGCTTTGGCTTCCTGACACGGGGGCCCTCGACGCTGGACATTTTCGTGCACATGGAGACCCTGCGGCGGTGCGGCTTTACAGAACTTCGTCCTGGACAATCGCTTCTCGTCCGCTTCGGCAGGGGTCCCAAGGGTCTCATGGCAGCCGAGATCAAACCGGACGGCGCCAACGGGCCGGCCTCGCACTAA
- a CDS encoding prohead protease/major capsid protein fusion protein encodes MNEHPRLLIREHAAQLVRRDATPRPSTWNPEARTITCVVATPTPVRRQDQRGAFDEILDVRGADIAAFEGAHVLNGHAQGGVEGVIGTVERAWIEGDQLLAEVRFSARPEVEGIVGDIAQGIIRGVSVGYEVETWADGERDGTRTRTATKWKPRELSFVTVPADPNARTRSHESGRANINRSIRELGTRCGVSRETVDALIDREATIEEARTEMLNHMTARSRVEIRTGQHTLDDPQVRTRAMGEALYVRSNPRATPSGPAREYVGMSVADMARETLRRSGIAVMGLGAPALIERALHSTSDFSLILGDTVGRSLRDGYEAAEGGIRTVARETTASDFRAKSRLVLDGAGIGLDKVNEAGEFKSGTMAEAAESYALSTYGRIFGLSRQALVNDDVGAFTDLPRRLGQAAAAFEADQLVALLEQNSGLGPTMSDTNPLFDAAHGNVQTTGAAPGETTLSAGRLAMRAQTGPGGALIAVTPRYLIVPAALETASEKLLATITPTKTDDVAPFSNLTLIVEPRLSSATGWYLVADPAQVDGLEYAYLASEPGPQISTQTGFRVDGVEVKVRLDYGCGFVDWRGWYFNDGA; translated from the coding sequence ATGAATGAACACCCCCGACTTTTGATCCGCGAGCACGCAGCGCAGCTTGTCCGCCGTGACGCGACGCCACGGCCTTCGACGTGGAACCCCGAGGCGCGCACGATCACATGCGTTGTGGCGACGCCGACGCCCGTTCGCCGACAGGACCAGCGCGGCGCCTTCGATGAAATCCTCGACGTTCGCGGTGCGGACATCGCGGCCTTCGAAGGCGCGCACGTCCTGAACGGTCACGCCCAGGGCGGCGTGGAAGGCGTGATCGGCACCGTCGAGCGTGCATGGATCGAAGGCGATCAGCTACTCGCCGAGGTCCGTTTCAGCGCGCGGCCCGAGGTCGAGGGCATTGTCGGCGACATTGCGCAAGGCATCATTCGCGGCGTGTCCGTTGGCTATGAGGTCGAGACCTGGGCCGACGGCGAACGCGACGGCACGCGGACGCGGACGGCAACCAAGTGGAAACCCCGCGAGCTTTCCTTCGTGACCGTGCCCGCCGATCCCAACGCGCGCACCCGATCCCATGAAAGCGGACGCGCAAACATCAACCGTTCGATCCGTGAGCTTGGCACCCGGTGCGGCGTATCCCGCGAGACCGTGGACGCGCTGATCGACCGCGAGGCCACTATCGAAGAAGCGAGAACCGAAATGCTCAATCACATGACGGCGCGAAGCCGCGTCGAGATCAGGACCGGACAGCACACGCTGGACGATCCGCAAGTCCGAACCCGCGCAATGGGCGAAGCGCTCTATGTGCGCAGCAACCCGCGCGCGACACCATCCGGTCCGGCGCGTGAATACGTCGGCATGAGCGTTGCCGACATGGCCCGCGAGACCCTTCGCCGCTCCGGCATCGCTGTGATGGGCCTTGGCGCCCCGGCGCTGATCGAACGCGCGCTGCACAGCACCAGCGACTTTTCGCTGATCCTCGGCGACACCGTCGGACGGTCGCTGAGGGATGGCTACGAGGCCGCAGAGGGCGGCATCCGCACCGTGGCCCGCGAGACCACGGCAAGCGACTTCCGCGCTAAGAGCCGCCTTGTGCTCGATGGCGCGGGCATCGGGCTCGACAAGGTCAACGAGGCTGGCGAATTCAAGTCCGGCACGATGGCCGAGGCAGCGGAAAGCTACGCTCTAAGCACCTATGGGCGCATCTTCGGCCTTTCGCGACAGGCCCTCGTCAACGATGACGTGGGAGCCTTCACAGATCTTCCGCGCCGTCTTGGACAGGCCGCTGCTGCCTTCGAGGCGGACCAGCTCGTCGCCTTGCTGGAACAGAACAGCGGCCTTGGCCCGACCATGTCGGACACCAATCCGCTATTCGATGCGGCGCACGGCAACGTGCAGACCACGGGCGCAGCACCGGGCGAAACCACCTTGTCGGCCGGACGCCTTGCGATGCGGGCGCAGACGGGGCCGGGAGGCGCACTGATCGCCGTAACGCCGCGCTACCTGATCGTGCCCGCCGCGCTCGAAACGGCATCGGAGAAGCTTCTGGCGACGATCACGCCGACCAAGACTGATGACGTGGCCCCGTTCAGCAATCTGACACTGATCGTGGAGCCGCGGCTATCGTCCGCGACCGGCTGGTATTTGGTCGCCGATCCGGCACAGGTGGACGGCCTCGAATACGCCTATCTGGCGTCCGAACCCGGCCCGCAAATCTCGACGCAGACCGGCTTCCGCGTGGATGGCGTCGAGGTCAAAGTCCGGCTCGATTACGGATGCGGCTTCGTGGATTGGCGCGGCTGGTACTTCAACGACGGAGCCTAA
- a CDS encoding phage terminase large subunit family protein, with protein sequence MAAKLDKALAVAVEYLRPPPLVPLSTWLEDNVRLPYGLSAEGGPLCLWPTQRGIADALTDPALERVTLIKAARCGFTSLLTGLIGHHCRNDPAAVLCVLPTESDCRDYIAADIEPIFEASPSLRGVLGEPGKGEAGRNLITHRMFEGGSLKIVAAKAPRNLRRHTARILLVDEADACEIGAEGNPIALAEKRTLSFANRKIIVGSTPLDADTSHVLRLWAQSDQRVFELPCPHCGDPFELLWNHIEWPDGKPAEACAVCPSCGGVIEEGQKRDMVEAGAWRITRPDVKGHAGFRLNALVSLLPNASWAKLAAEYLTAKDDAEELRVFVNTVLAEPWREAVDDVDDADLASCAVPISLEAIPEDVLAITCGVDVQDDRLEVSTFGWSKDGVPFVLDHRALYGAPDSNEAWLDLDEHLKDRWRHPRGGWLKIDATCVDAGSGSHYDVVTRFCQARTSRRVFAIKGASGFGRPAISRSRAKRGLLFIIGVDGIKTNILGRLAKPGAIRFSDQLEPIYFEQLCSERRVTRMSRGKPVVRLEAIPGRENHTLDSAVYAFAAKAALTINLDAREAELSTTIPPSPKRPAVHRSAFMERGRV encoded by the coding sequence ATGGCCGCAAAGCTCGATAAAGCCCTTGCCGTCGCGGTTGAGTATTTGAGACCGCCGCCGCTCGTTCCTCTTTCGACATGGCTCGAAGACAACGTGCGGCTTCCGTATGGCCTATCGGCGGAAGGCGGGCCGCTGTGCTTGTGGCCGACGCAACGGGGCATTGCGGACGCGCTGACCGATCCGGCACTCGAACGCGTTACGCTTATCAAGGCGGCGCGGTGCGGCTTCACGAGCCTTCTGACGGGCCTGATCGGGCACCATTGCCGCAACGATCCCGCCGCCGTGCTTTGCGTGCTGCCGACCGAAAGCGATTGCCGCGACTATATCGCGGCGGACATCGAGCCGATCTTCGAGGCGTCGCCGTCATTGCGTGGCGTCCTAGGCGAGCCGGGCAAAGGCGAAGCCGGTCGCAATCTCATAACGCATCGCATGTTCGAGGGCGGCTCGCTCAAGATCGTCGCGGCGAAGGCACCCCGCAACCTTCGGCGCCATACGGCGCGCATCTTGCTCGTGGACGAGGCCGACGCGTGCGAGATCGGCGCGGAAGGCAACCCGATTGCGCTCGCCGAGAAGCGCACCCTGTCATTCGCTAACCGCAAGATCATCGTGGGCAGCACCCCGTTGGACGCGGACACGAGCCACGTCTTGCGGCTGTGGGCGCAATCCGATCAGCGCGTCTTCGAGCTGCCGTGTCCCCACTGTGGCGATCCCTTCGAGCTACTGTGGAACCATATCGAGTGGCCGGACGGGAAACCCGCCGAGGCGTGCGCCGTCTGCCCCTCGTGCGGCGGCGTCATTGAGGAAGGACAGAAGCGCGACATGGTTGAGGCCGGAGCGTGGCGGATCACCCGGCCCGACGTGAAGGGACATGCGGGCTTCCGCCTCAATGCGCTTGTGTCGCTACTGCCCAACGCATCATGGGCGAAGCTCGCCGCCGAATACTTGACCGCGAAAGACGATGCGGAGGAGCTGCGCGTCTTCGTGAACACCGTGCTTGCGGAGCCGTGGCGCGAGGCCGTGGACGACGTTGACGACGCGGACCTTGCAAGCTGCGCGGTGCCGATCAGCCTCGAAGCGATCCCCGAAGACGTGCTCGCGATCACATGCGGCGTGGACGTGCAAGATGATCGGCTAGAGGTCTCGACCTTCGGCTGGTCGAAAGACGGCGTTCCCTTCGTGCTCGACCACCGTGCGCTCTACGGTGCGCCCGACAGCAACGAAGCATGGCTCGATCTTGACGAGCACCTAAAGGATCGCTGGCGTCACCCGCGCGGCGGATGGCTCAAGATCGACGCGACTTGCGTGGACGCGGGCAGCGGCTCGCATTACGACGTGGTGACGCGCTTCTGTCAGGCCCGCACGTCGCGACGTGTCTTCGCGATCAAGGGTGCATCCGGCTTCGGTCGGCCAGCGATCAGCCGGAGCCGCGCAAAGCGGGGCCTTCTGTTCATCATCGGCGTGGACGGCATCAAGACCAATATTCTCGGCAGGCTCGCCAAGCCCGGCGCGATCCGCTTCTCCGATCAGCTAGAGCCGATCTACTTCGAGCAGCTTTGCAGCGAGCGCCGCGTGACGCGCATGTCGCGGGGCAAGCCCGTGGTCCGGCTCGAAGCAATCCCTGGGCGTGAGAACCACACCCTCGACAGTGCCGTCTACGCATTCGCCGCCAAGGCCGCGTTGACGATCAACCTCGACGCTCGCGAGGCTGAGCTATCAACGACAATCCCGCCGTCGCCCAAGCGGCCCGCCGTGCATCGGTCAGCCTTCATGGAACGCGGACGCGTCTAG